In the genome of Pogona vitticeps strain Pit_001003342236 chromosome 13, PviZW2.1, whole genome shotgun sequence, one region contains:
- the RHOT2 gene encoding mitochondrial Rho GTPase 2 isoform X2: MALVGEEFPEEVPPRAEEITIPADVTPEKVPTHIVDYSESEQTEEELQEEIAKANVVCMVYDVTEESTIDKIRTKWIPMVNGGADKCSRIPIILVGNKSDLQTGSSMETILPIMNQFSEIETCVECSAKNLKNISELFYYAQKAVLHPTAPLYDPEEKQLRPACAQALTRIFNMSDQDNNQILSDDELNYFQKSCFGNPLAPQALEDVKMVVWKNTTDGVQDNGLTLNGFLFLNTLFIQRGRHETTWTILRRFGYDDALELTDEYLYPPIRVPQDCSTELNHFAYQFLQRIFEKHDKDRDGALSPAELQSFFSVFPYVPWGTELYHTVCTTDNGLLSLHGFLCQWTLVAYLDVHRCLEHLGYLGYPIFSEQDSQVHAITVTREKRIDLEKGQTHRNVFLCKVIGSRGAGKSAFLQAFLGKNLSAQRRSEGKLSCYTINTVQVNGQEKHLILQEVEADVEFAKVSDVACDVACLLYDATDHKSFNYCASVYKQHYMDGQIPCLFVASRADLPETTFPHGLSPAEFCYKHRLPPPFCFSCNGQGPPSPAIYAKLATAATFPHLNDIDLGTASFWIRVALGATVTAIVGVALYKAMAKNK, from the exons ATGGCCCTGGTGGGCGAGGAGTTCCCGGAAGAG gTACCTCCTCGGGCAGAAGAGATCACAATTCCGGCAGACGTCACCCCCGAAAAAGTCCCTACCCACATTGTGGACTACTCAG aaTCGGAACAGACGGAGGAAGAACTCCAGGAAGAAATTGCCAAG GCGAACGTGGTGTGTATGGTCTATGACGTCACGGAGGAGTCCACCATCGATAAG ATTCGGACAAAATGGATTCCGATGGTGAATGGGGGAGCTGACAAGTGTTCCAG gatCCCAATCATCCTTGTGGGAAACAAGTCGGACCTGCAGACCGGGAGCTCCATGGAAACCATCCTGCCCATTATGAACCAGTTCTCAGAAATAGAGACCTGTGTGGAG TGTTCCGCCAAGAATCTGAAGAACATCTCCGAGCTATTCTACTATGCCCAGAAGGCGGTTTTGCACCCGACGGCTCCTCTGTACGACCCAGAGGAGAAACAG cTGAGGCCGGCATGTGCTCAAGCGCTCACTCGGATTTTCAATATGTCTGATCAGGATAACAATCAGATCCTGAGTGACGACGAACTGAACTATTTCCAG AAGTCCTGCTTCGGCAACCCTCTGGCTCCCCAAGCGCTCGAAGACGTGAAGATGGTGGTCTGGAAGAACACGACCGACGGGGTTCAGGACAACGGCCTGACGCTCAATG gcTTCCTTTTCCTCAACACCCTCTTCATCCAGAGGGGGAGACACGAGACCACCTGGACCATCCTGCGCCGCTTCGGCTACGACGATGCCCTGGAGCTGACGGACGAATATCTCTACCCCCC GATCCGGGTACCCCAGGACTGCTCCACGGAGCTCAATCACTTCGCCTACCAATTCCTGCAGAGAATCTTTGAGAAACACGACAAG GACCGGGACGGCGCCCTCTCCCCGGCCGAGCTGCAGAGCTTCTTCAGCGTCTTCCCTTACGTGCCCTGGGGCACCGAGCTCTACCACACGGTATGCACCACTGATAACGGCCTGCTTTCCCTGCATGGATTCCTCTGCCAGTGGAC GCTGGTCGCCTACTTGGACGTCCATCGCTGCCTGGAGCACCTCGGTTACCTGGGCTACCCCATCTTCTCAGAGCAGGATTCTCAGGTTCACGCCATCACAG TTACACGGGAGAAAAGGATTGACCTGGAGAAGGGCCAGACACATCGGAACGTCTTCCTGTGCAAAGTGATCGGATCCCGAGGCGCTGGCAAGTCTGCCTTCCTGCAGGCCTTCCTCGGGAAGAACCTGTCT gcccAAAGAAGATCTGAAGGGAAGCTGTCCTGTTATACAATTAACACCGTGCAAGTCAACGGGCAAGAGAAGCATTTAATA CTGCAAGAGGTGGAGGCGGACGTGGAGTTTGCAAAAGTGTCTGACGTGGCTTGCGATGTTGCCTGCTTATTGTATGACGCGACGGATCACAAGTCATTCAACTACTGTGCCAGCGTTTATAAG CAGCACTACATGGACGGGCAGATTCCATGCCTCTTTGTGGCCTCCAGAGCAGACCTGCCAGAGACGACATTCCCCCACGGGCTCTCGCCGGCCGAATTCTGCTACAAGCATCGCCTCCCTCCACCATTCTGCTTCAGCTGCAACGGACAAGGGCCACCCAGCCCCGCCATCTATGCCAAGCTGGCCACAGCAGCTACCTTTCC GCACCTCAACGACATTGACCTGGGCACCGCCTCTTTCTGGATCCGGGTTGCCTTGGGAGCCACCGTGACCGCCATTGTGGGCGTCGCACTCTACAAGGCGATGGCCAAGAACAagtag
- the RHOT2 gene encoding mitochondrial Rho GTPase 2 isoform X1 yields MRRDVRILLLGEAQVGKTSLIMALVGEEFPEEVPPRAEEITIPADVTPEKVPTHIVDYSESEQTEEELQEEIAKANVVCMVYDVTEESTIDKIRTKWIPMVNGGADKCSRIPIILVGNKSDLQTGSSMETILPIMNQFSEIETCVECSAKNLKNISELFYYAQKAVLHPTAPLYDPEEKQLRPACAQALTRIFNMSDQDNNQILSDDELNYFQKSCFGNPLAPQALEDVKMVVWKNTTDGVQDNGLTLNGFLFLNTLFIQRGRHETTWTILRRFGYDDALELTDEYLYPPIRVPQDCSTELNHFAYQFLQRIFEKHDKDRDGALSPAELQSFFSVFPYVPWGTELYHTVCTTDNGLLSLHGFLCQWTLVAYLDVHRCLEHLGYLGYPIFSEQDSQVHAITVTREKRIDLEKGQTHRNVFLCKVIGSRGAGKSAFLQAFLGKNLSAQRRSEGKLSCYTINTVQVNGQEKHLILQEVEADVEFAKVSDVACDVACLLYDATDHKSFNYCASVYKQHYMDGQIPCLFVASRADLPETTFPHGLSPAEFCYKHRLPPPFCFSCNGQGPPSPAIYAKLATAATFPHLNDIDLGTASFWIRVALGATVTAIVGVALYKAMAKNK; encoded by the exons CCCAGGTGGGAAAGACCTCCTTGATCATGGCCCTGGTGGGCGAGGAGTTCCCGGAAGAG gTACCTCCTCGGGCAGAAGAGATCACAATTCCGGCAGACGTCACCCCCGAAAAAGTCCCTACCCACATTGTGGACTACTCAG aaTCGGAACAGACGGAGGAAGAACTCCAGGAAGAAATTGCCAAG GCGAACGTGGTGTGTATGGTCTATGACGTCACGGAGGAGTCCACCATCGATAAG ATTCGGACAAAATGGATTCCGATGGTGAATGGGGGAGCTGACAAGTGTTCCAG gatCCCAATCATCCTTGTGGGAAACAAGTCGGACCTGCAGACCGGGAGCTCCATGGAAACCATCCTGCCCATTATGAACCAGTTCTCAGAAATAGAGACCTGTGTGGAG TGTTCCGCCAAGAATCTGAAGAACATCTCCGAGCTATTCTACTATGCCCAGAAGGCGGTTTTGCACCCGACGGCTCCTCTGTACGACCCAGAGGAGAAACAG cTGAGGCCGGCATGTGCTCAAGCGCTCACTCGGATTTTCAATATGTCTGATCAGGATAACAATCAGATCCTGAGTGACGACGAACTGAACTATTTCCAG AAGTCCTGCTTCGGCAACCCTCTGGCTCCCCAAGCGCTCGAAGACGTGAAGATGGTGGTCTGGAAGAACACGACCGACGGGGTTCAGGACAACGGCCTGACGCTCAATG gcTTCCTTTTCCTCAACACCCTCTTCATCCAGAGGGGGAGACACGAGACCACCTGGACCATCCTGCGCCGCTTCGGCTACGACGATGCCCTGGAGCTGACGGACGAATATCTCTACCCCCC GATCCGGGTACCCCAGGACTGCTCCACGGAGCTCAATCACTTCGCCTACCAATTCCTGCAGAGAATCTTTGAGAAACACGACAAG GACCGGGACGGCGCCCTCTCCCCGGCCGAGCTGCAGAGCTTCTTCAGCGTCTTCCCTTACGTGCCCTGGGGCACCGAGCTCTACCACACGGTATGCACCACTGATAACGGCCTGCTTTCCCTGCATGGATTCCTCTGCCAGTGGAC GCTGGTCGCCTACTTGGACGTCCATCGCTGCCTGGAGCACCTCGGTTACCTGGGCTACCCCATCTTCTCAGAGCAGGATTCTCAGGTTCACGCCATCACAG TTACACGGGAGAAAAGGATTGACCTGGAGAAGGGCCAGACACATCGGAACGTCTTCCTGTGCAAAGTGATCGGATCCCGAGGCGCTGGCAAGTCTGCCTTCCTGCAGGCCTTCCTCGGGAAGAACCTGTCT gcccAAAGAAGATCTGAAGGGAAGCTGTCCTGTTATACAATTAACACCGTGCAAGTCAACGGGCAAGAGAAGCATTTAATA CTGCAAGAGGTGGAGGCGGACGTGGAGTTTGCAAAAGTGTCTGACGTGGCTTGCGATGTTGCCTGCTTATTGTATGACGCGACGGATCACAAGTCATTCAACTACTGTGCCAGCGTTTATAAG CAGCACTACATGGACGGGCAGATTCCATGCCTCTTTGTGGCCTCCAGAGCAGACCTGCCAGAGACGACATTCCCCCACGGGCTCTCGCCGGCCGAATTCTGCTACAAGCATCGCCTCCCTCCACCATTCTGCTTCAGCTGCAACGGACAAGGGCCACCCAGCCCCGCCATCTATGCCAAGCTGGCCACAGCAGCTACCTTTCC GCACCTCAACGACATTGACCTGGGCACCGCCTCTTTCTGGATCCGGGTTGCCTTGGGAGCCACCGTGACCGCCATTGTGGGCGTCGCACTCTACAAGGCGATGGCCAAGAACAagtag